The bacterium DNA window ACGAGACCCGCCTCGGTAAACGCGCTCCGCATCATCGAGGTGACACCGCGCAGGACGGTGACGGGATAGAGGTGCTTCGCGATGATCATCTGCTCGAGCCCTGCGCCTTTCGGGTACTCCCACCCGATGATCCGCATGCCCTTGTACTCGCCGAACGCGATGCCATCGCTGGTCACTTTCGTGTTGCAGACAATCCAGCACGCGGTGATCTTCGTGGCGTTCTTGCCCTTCCGGTACGCCTCGCGGAGATCCTCGTATCGCGCCCACGTCGCCATGACATCCTTGAGATGCACGTAGATGCCCGGGCGATTCCGATACTTTGCTTCGATCATGGCGATGGTCGTCCCCTTCCGTGCGATGACGTCCACCTCCTGCTCCACCGCCATGCCGTGGAGCATCTCCGGCAGGTATGTGTCGTAGCCGTAGGCGCGAAGCACCGCAGCGACGTAGTGCTCAAAATCGTACCCCGCAGGGCCGAGTCGGATCATGGCATCCTTGAGCGAGTAGTGCACCTCGGTGCGACGCTCACGCCGGTTACGGAGCGCGGCCAAGACGAGCGCGCGGATATGTTTCGTCGTCATGCCCGATCGAACCTGCGATACCACCTCGCGTGCCACCTCGCGTGCGAGCGCGGTTGATGCCCCAACGCGGCGGACGCTCCGCTCGAGCTTCCGCGTGTCCAACGGGACGTGGTCACCGTTGGCCTTCACGATAGTGACCGCCGATGGTTGCGCCATAGAGCTATCGTAGCAGCCACAGACGCGCGTGCAAGACGTGCTACGGGGGCGATGAGCGAGCGACGTGGGCGCACGTCCGCGTGTGCACATGTTCTCGAGCGAAGAGCTCACGTATCGCCGCGATACGCGGGCGCATCGTGCGATGTCGCAAACCCGATACGCTGAACTTCCCATGCGATCGCGACACCGAATACTTCGCGCGCGCGACGTTGCACCACCTCCGCAATGGCGGCGACATCTGCGCTCGTCGCGCCACCGCAGTTCATGACGAAGTTTCCATGGACGGCGGAGATTGCTGCGTTGCCGACGCGGTGCTCCTTGAGGCCGAGGCGATCAATCACCCACCCCACGGAGAGACGCCCATCACTCACCACGTCGCGCCAGGAACCTCCGGTGCCGCGATCCAACTGGTCGCGCTGCTCGTCCGTGAACGTTGCGACCTCGAGATTCTTGAAGAGACACCCCGCCGACGGTTTCTCGTGCGGCTGCGTCTGTCGTCGGCGCTCGAGGATGTCATCCATCACTTTTTGACACGCTGCCACCGTGGACGGCGTGCACACGAGGGTGACTCCGAGGATGACGAGCGCAGGATCATCCTTGAAGACGGAGTGACGATAGCGGAAGCCACACGCATCGCGCGTGAACGAGCGGACGCATGGCGCATCGCCGTGCGTGTCGAGCACCGTCACCTCGCGGATGACATCGCAGGTCTCACCTCCAAAGCAACCCGCGTTGCCGCGCACGGCGCCACCGATCGTGCCCGGGAGGGAGATCGCCCACTCGAATCCCGAGAGCCCTGCGCGTCCCGCGGTGAGTGCCACGGCTGCGGATACGGCACCAGCACCTGCGGTGACGGTCATTCCTTCCACGACAACCTCGCGCATCGCCATCTGGATGACGACACCATCGAACCCCGCATCAGCAACGAACGTATTCGATCCGCCACCAAGAATACACCACTGCTTGCGGTGTGTGCGTGCGGCACCAATCGCGCTGAGGACCTCGTCGCTCGAGCGCGCAACCACGAACCACCGCGCGGGTCCGCCGACCCGGAGGTTCGTGTGCTTCGCCATCAGTTCCTGCTCGCGGACGCGTTCACCGAACACGTCCCGAAGCATGGTGGTCATCGTGCTGCGCATGTGATTACTTCCGTCATATTTTTTCAGCGAGTCCGCGTGCGACCACGTCATTGCGACCGGCGCCAAGGCAGAGCACGACATCGCCCCGTTGGAGCGCGGCGCGCACCGCAGCGATCGTCTCCAGTACCTCGCCGCTCGCGATTGCGGGAACAGCGAGCGCGGCGGCGAGCTCCTCACTCGTGATGCCGCCGTGCGGCTCGCGCGCGGATCCAAAGATATCCATGACGTAGACGTGCGCTGCTCCCGCAAACGCGCTGATGAAATCGTTACGCAACGCGAGCGTCCGCGTAAACGTGTGTGGCTGAAAAATCACGAGGATGCGCCGATTCGGGTACCGCGATCGCGCGGCAGCCAACGTCGCGCGGATCTCCGTCGGATGGTGTGCGTAGTCGTCAATGATCGTCACACTGTCGCGTTCACCAACAATCTCGAACCTCCGCTTCACACCCTGGAACGACGCGAGTGTTCGCATCGCATGGGCTCGAGGAACGCCGAGGTACTCCGCAGCGCGCAGCGCCGCGATGGCGTTCAACCGATTGTGCGCGCCGGGAACCTGAAGCGTGAGGTCGTCGTACCCTACGTCAACCACATCGCGAATGAGGAACCCCAAAGGTGGAACCTTCGCAATGAACGCGTCAAATGCGGCCGCGTATCGCTCGGGTGTCGGAAAAAAGTCCGGGTGATCCCACTCGATGTTCGTGAGTATGATGCCAAACGGTTTGTAGTACCGGAGCTTATCCTGATACTCGTCTGCTTCGAGCACGACGAGATTCGAGCGGCCAGCACGCGCGCTCCCTCCGAGCTGCGGGACATCCGATCCGACGATGACCGTGGGGTCGAGTCCCGCCTCCGCGAGGACGAGGCCGAGCATCGCGGTCGTCGTCGTCTTTCCGTGGGTACCACACACCGCGATCCCCTTCCCCGCGTTGAAGATGTCCGCGATCACCTCTGCGTACGTCCGTACCGTATGTCCCAGTGCTCGCGCAACGGCAACCTCAACGTGCGCCTCATCATACGCGCTCGAGCGAATGACGATGTCGACATCCATCGGCACGTTGTCCACATGAAATCCCTCGACGTACGGGATGCCGATGCGCGCGAGGACATCCTGCGTGAAGAAGCGCTCGGGGACGTCAGAGCCAGACACGCGAACACCGCGCGCCTGCAGGAGCTGCGCGAGCGCAGTCATCGCGGCACCCTTGATGCCGATGAGATACGCAGAGGTGATTCCTGGACGTGTCGCCATAGAGAGAGGTTCAGCTTGCCCTTTCTATCGTATCGCGTCAAGCTGGAGAGAGGAACTATCACCGTAACCCTATGAAACGCTTCCGCTACTTCGTCCTCCTCGCCATTCTCATGATCCCTGTCACGCTCATTGATGGCGCGATCGGACACATGACGCCGATGTCGTGGCAATTCATCATACGACTCCTCTTCCTCCTCCTCGCGATTCAGGTGGCACGATTCATTGCACCACCATCGTGACGCCCTATGGTACACCTCCCGCACACCGATCCCGCAATCGCCGGTCATATTGCAGCGGAGCTCACACGGCAACGTGCACAGCTCGTCATGATCCCCTCCGAGAACTACGTCTCTCCGGCGGTACTCGAGGCATCCGGCTCCGTGCTCTGCAACAAGTACTCCGAGGGCTACCCGGGCAAACGCTACTACACCGGCAATGAGCACGCGGATGCCATCGAGAACCTCGCACGAGACCGCGCGTGCGCGCTCTTCGGGTACACGCACGCGAACGTCCAACCGTACTCGGGATCGCCCGCGAACCAGGCGATCTGCTTCGCGCTCCTCAACCCGGGCGACACGCTCATGGGCATGCACCTCCTCTACGGCGGCCACCTCACGCACGGGTGGGGCGTAAACTTCTCCGGCGTCTACTACCGCTCCGTCCAGTACACAACAGACGCTGCGGGGTGGCTCGACTACGATGCGATTGCGGCGCAGGTACGAGAGACGCGGCCGAAGCTCCTCTTCTGCGGTGCGACCGCGTACCCGCGCGTCCTCGACTTCGCGCGGCTCGCCGCGATCGCGCACGACGTTGGCGCGTTCCTCGTCGCCGATGTTTCGCATATCGCGGGGCTCATCGTCGCAGGCGTCCACCCCTCCCCCGCTGGCCATGCGGATGTCGTCATGATGACGACGCACAAGACGCTCCGCGGCCCGCGTGGCGCGATCATCCTCGCGAACGGGAACCCCTCGAACCCACTCAAGCGGGTGGAGCGCACCGCCGAGAACATCCCCACGCTCATTGACCGCGCGGTGTTCCCCGGGCTCCAGGGCGGTCCGCACGACCAGCAGACCGCGGCGATCGCCGTCGCGCTCCACGAGGCGGCAACGCCTGCGTTCGCCCGCTACGGTGCGCAGGTTGTGGCGAACGCCCGCGCGCTTGCGGATACGCTCCTCGCGGAGGGTTGCACGCTCATCACCGGTGGCACGGATAACCACCTCATCCTCATGGACGTGACCACGCTCGGCATCACTGGGCGCGCCGCCGCCGCCGCACTCTACAACGTCGGTATCTCGGTAAACGCGAACAGTATCCCGAACGACGCGCGCAAACCGTTTGACCCCTCCGGCATTCGCCTCGGCACACCTGCGCTCACCACACGCGGCATGAATGAACACGACATGCACGCCATTGGGAAGTCCATCGCCGCCATACTCCGCAAACCGGATGACGATGCTATCGCACGGGAGGCACGCGATCTCGTCCAAACGCTCAGCACTGCACACCCCATCTACGGTGATATCGCGTAATGGACGGTGCTGCGGGAATTGACTACGCTACGAGTAGTGTCGTGCTCGTTCACAACCCACGAAGGAGGAGTACCCGTGAAGAAGATTGCGCTCATGTCCCTCATCTCCGCCGTCCTCGTGTTCCTCGCGTTCGCCATGAGTTCGCACGTTCCCACAGGGCTCCTCGCACGAGGTGACACTTGCCGCAGCGTCTGCGTGCCGGAGGACGTCCCCTGTGACGAGTTCGATGTCTCCGACGCGAGTGCGCACACCACCATGCAGCGCAGACATGCTGCTCCCGCCGTGAGCATCGCACCACCGCAGACAGAACGACCGGAGTGGATTCACGTGGAACCGGAGCCGCTCTGTACGACGTTCGTATGTGAGACGCTCGGGAGTAGTCGAACCTGTCTCGTGAACCGCCACTTCGGCATCTTTCTCCCTCTCCCATTCGGACGTACACCGGATGCAGCCCTCGTCGCCTACCTCTCCCACCCGGATACCAAAACACGCTGGCATCGCAATCGCCTGGCAACGTCGCTCGGTCACTGCGAGCACCTCACGACGTTCTTCCTCCCACTCGACCTCGTGACGACGTCGCTCCACCGAGATCTCGCGCGCATGTACCCCATTCCCCCCTTCATTCCGCACGCGCTCGACGAATGGTAGCGTTCCGTCGTGTACCGCAAAGCCCCCTGCGCCAAGGCAGGGGGCTTTCTCAATCTTCGGCGCTCCCACGCCTCCTCCTACGCCCCCAAACCGTCTACCACGTACGCGACGACCTCCTCGATCGCGACGCGCTCCTGTGCCATGGAATCGCGGTCGCGGATAGTCACCTTCCCGTCCTCTGCGGTGTCAAAGTCCACCGTGATGCAGTATGGCGTGCCGATTTCATCCTGGCGACGATACCGCTTCCCGATGGAGCCGGCTTCGTCGTACTGACACATCCAACGCTTCCGGAGCTGCGCCGTGAGATCGCGCGCGCGTTCCTGGAGCGGTGCCTTCTTTGAGAGCGGGAGCACGGCAACCTTGATGGGTGCGAGCTCCTTGGGGAGTTTGAGGACGACTTCGGCTTCCTTCGTGGTCTCCGTGGTCGTCGTTCGTCCTCCCTCAATCTCGTGGTATGCCTCCAGGAGCACCGCGAGCACCGTGCGATCGACACCGAGCGACGGTTCGATGACATGGGGAATGAAACGCTCCCGCGTCTCCTCGTCGAAGTACGAAAAATCCTGCTTCGAGACCTCCGCATGTCGCGTGAGGTCGTAGTCCGTGCGGTACGCGAGGCCGTAGAGTTCCTTCTGACCAAAGGGGTAGTGGTACTCGATGTCCACGGTGCGCTTGGAGTAGTGCGCGCGATCGCTCGCGGGGATCTCCGTGAACGAAACGTGCGACTCACTGATGCCGCAGACCGCGAGCCACTCGTGCATGAACCGAAGCCACTCGTCGAACGCCGGCTCCCACGCGTCCGGCTTCACGAAGTACTCCACCTCCATCTGTTCGAACTCGCGCAGCCGGAAGAGAAACTGACCGGGTGTGATCTCGTTGCGGAACGCTTTGCCGATCTGCGCCACACCGAACGGAAGCTTCTTCCGTACGACGCTGAGGACACTCGGAAAGTCCACGAAAATGCCTTGCGCGGTCTCTGGCCGGAGGTACGCGACCGATGCCGAATCCTCCATGGGCCCCACGGAGGTCTTGAACATCATGTTGACCAGCCGCGCATCGGTGAGATCCTCGCTCCCGCACTGCGGACACACGCCCGGCGGCGACAGCGTGTCCGCGCGGTGCCGCGCCTTGCACTTGCGACAGTCCACCATGGGATCGCTGAACCCCGCGACGTGACCGGACGCCTCCCACACCTGCGGGTGCATGAGGATCGCCGCGTCCAAACCCACCACGTCATCGCGCTCCTGCACGACGCGCTTCCACCACGCCTGCTTGATGTTCTGCTTCAACGCAACACCGAGCGGTCCGTAGTCCAACGTACCCGCCAATCCCCCGTACGCTTCCGACCCGGGGAAAATGAACCCGCGCTGCTTGCACAGGGACACGAGTTGTTCCATGCGATCTGCTGCCATAGAAGTGGTCAGTTATTGTGAGCCACCACCCACGCGCGACCGAGCATGCGCTGGATCGTCTCAACGAGTGCTCCGCGCGGGGAGGCCTCCTGCGAGCGCGTGGCCATGTCCCTGATTGTGACGGTTCCTGCGGCCTGTTCATCGCCACCCATGATGACGAGGACGGGAATCTCCTGTGCAGCCGCGTAGGCCATCTGGCTCTTGAATGTCGTCTCGGTTCCCGTCCAGAGCATCGTGCGAATTCCGGCATCGCGGAGCGTTGCGGTGATCGCGTAGTAGTCGTCCAGGAACTGCTGATCCATGACCGTGACGAGCACTTGGACAAGCGTGGGTGTGAGCGTGATGCGGTCGAGCTTGACGAGTTGGTCGAAGAGGCGATCGACGCCAATGGATGCGCCGGTTGCGGGAATGTTGGCATCGGAGAAACGGGAGACCAGTCCATCGTAGCGGCCACCAGAGAAGACCGAGCCAAACCGTTCAACGGTCTTGGTTCCGGCATCATCGGTATGCATACGTTCGATGGTGCTGCCGTCCTCATGGAGGAGGAACGTCTCGAACACCGGACCGGTGTAGTACCCGAGCCCGCGTGCGACGGCCGGATCAAACGCCCAGTACTGCTCCGGGACCGCCATGGCGCGGAGTGCGTGCACGATGGCGCGGAGTTCAGCAATCCCCTCCTCCGCGGTAGCGACACCGGTAAAGAGCGACGTGCACTGGTCGAGGAGGTCGTCGGTTCCTCCCGAGCAGTCGAGGAAATTCCCGATGCGATCGGCAACGTCCGCGGAGAGTCCCAAACCGTAGTCGGACTCCTCATCTTCCTCCCCTTCTCGAACGTGCGCAGTGGCCGGTCTGGGTGGTTTCTGGAGCTCGCGAAGCACGCCGTCGCGTCCGATCTTCATGAACTTGTCGAGAATGCGCAGGACGTCTGCGGTGTACGCCGGATCAAAACCGGCATATGCGGCCAGCCCGTTGAGGAGTTTGCGGTCGTTCATCTTCACGACGAACCGCGGCACGTCGAGTACGCGGAGTGTCGCAACCATGAGTGCGACGATTTCCGCATCCGCAACGGGTGCCTCGGTACCGCACGCATCGGCATCGCATTGGAGAAACTCGCGAAACCGTCCGGCCTGCGGCTTCTCCCCACGCCAGACGTTGCCGATTTGGTAGCGGCGGAACGGCAACCGGAGCGCGCGCTCCTGGCCCTCGCCGATGCCGAGGTGCTCTGCGACGACACGGGCGAGCGGCACGGTGAGATCAAACCGCAGTGCGAGTGGGATCGGGCTCCGCTCGTCTGTCACGACAACTTCGTCCTGCGCGCGCACGTTGTAGATGCGCATCGCGGTCGTTTCGCCACCGGTGAGTACCACCTTCCGTTCGATTGCCGGTGTCTCCAGTGGATCGAATCCGAAACACTCGAACACGCGTCGAATCTTCTCGATCATCGCGTTGCGGACGATCATCTCGCGGGGGAGATAGTCGTGGAACCCGGCTGGGAGATCAGCTTTGACTCGCTCGTCATTCATAGGGATAGCAAAAACGTACCATGGACACCCACCACCGTCCACAACGATCCTGACCGCACCATCCCCAATCGCGGTGGCGATCGGGGATGGTGCGCTGACGGAGGATCAAATCGTCATCACCTCCTGGGCCTTCTTCTCACCGGTGACCTTGAGTGCGTCGTCGAACTCCTTCGAGAGCTCGTCAAGCTGCTTCTGGAGCCGGTAGCGGTCATCCTCGGTGATCTCGCCCGCGCGCTCGCCCTCGATGATCGCCGTGCGCGCCTTATCGCGGATGTGTCGAATGGTCTGACGTGACTCCTCCACCCGCTGGCTGATCATTCTCGAGAGCTCCCGTCGCGAATCCTCGGTGAGTTCGGGCATGGGGACGCGAATGGTCTGGCCGTCCATGACGGGGTTGAGCGACGACTGCGCCTTACGGATGCCACGTTCAATGTCTTTTGCAACGCTCTTATCCCACGGATCAATCTGCACCGTGCGCGCATCCGACGTGGTAATCGTCGCGAGCTCCTTCACGCGCATAACCGCGCCGTACACCTCCACGGGGATATCCTCCACGAGCGCAGGCGTCGCGCGACCGGTACGAATTTGCTGGAGCTCACTCGTGAGGTGTCCCACGGCCTTCTCAAAATCCGGACGGTAGGTATCGAGGGTCATATTAAAACTTTGATTCCTCTACGAACTTCGTACCCATCCACACGGCCTCTTGACTGCGTCGGTCCACCATGAGCGCGGTGACGTACCGCGAGGTGGGGAGCTTCTTGGACTCCCAACTCTTCCCGCCGTCCGACGTGCGGTAGAACGTGGACCGCGTCGCGTAGACGATGCGATTCCTATCCTGGGGGTCAACAGCCGCGGCGGTCACCGTCACCGATCCCTGCTTCGTGAGGAGCGGGATGGCCTCCCAGGTGCTCCCAAGGTCGCTCGACCGCAGGAGCCCAAACTGCGACGCGTGGAGGAGCGAGCCCGGACGCTGCGCAATCGGGACGACGGTCGTCACGTTGAATGCGGACGCGAACGACTCCATACCCGAGCGGAGCGACTCCCACGTCACTCCGCGATCCGTGCTCCGGAGGAGTCCCTGACGCTCCGTGGATGCGATGACGGCACTGCTCCCGCCCACGCGAAGCGCGAGGAGCTGCACGATGACGTTGCCGGCACGGTGCACAGTACGCCAGTTCGTCCCGCGATCCGTACTCAGGAGGAGATCACCGCGCGAGTTTCCCGCGTAGATGATGCTCGGGGTGATCGGATCAATCGCGAGCGCGGTCATGGAGGCATTCGCCTCAAAGTCGCTCATCTCCCAGTTTCGTCCACAGTCGAAACTCCGGTAAATACGCTGACCACCCGCGACGTAGAACGTGCAGCGGTCGGTCGGATGCGTGGCAACGACGCTCACGCGGGACTTCGCGAACGGCGCGCCGAGCATGCGCCAGGATACTCCGCCATCCCACGACGCGAACGCGCCATCCTGCTCCGTCGCAGCGTAGAGCGCGAGTACGTCGTTCGGGTCCTGCTCGATGTGCAACACGTTCGTCTGCGCGAGTGACTGCCCGCCACTCACGGACACGACGGCACCCCGTTGCTCCCAGGTATCGCCGCGGTTCGTGGTCACAAAGAGCCCTCCGTCCGCACCACCCCCGGAGAACGAGATGCAACCGGCACCCATGAACACGAGTGCGGCAGCGGGGAGCGCGAGGCGTTGGAGATTCGTCATACGCTAGGGAGCGCGAGCGTGAGTGATTCGAGGATGAGACGTGGTGCGGTATTTGCGTCCTGGAGACGCGGCGCGTGCGCAATGGCATGCAACCACGGTGCGTACCGATTCACATGGACAACATCCGTGCGAATACGGGCCTGCGCAGCCCGTGCGAATGCGGCGATGTACTCCGCGACGATCCGCCGCGACTGCGTGCGGTCCTTCGGGAGACCGCGACAGATACGTTCGACGCAGTGCAGCCGCTCCGTCACCGTACCGGAGCAGAGTGCCGTGAGCATATCCTCACGTTCACGCGCGTCCGCGAGTGCGGCGTGGTCGCTGAGGAAGGACAGCGCACGACCCGGACACCCCTCCGCGAGTGCAACCATCACAGCGGCATCGGTTGCGGACACTCCACGCTCACGAAGTGCTCGATCAATCACCTCGTCCGCGGTGCGTCCCACACGGAGAATTGCGCAGCGCGAGGCGACGGTGGGGAGCACCCCGCGCACGGAGGTCGTCGTGAGCACGATGACCGTCCGCGGTGTTGGCTCCTCAATCGTCTTGAGGAGCGCATTGGCCGCAGCACCATTGAGGAGTTCTGCTCCCTCAATGATACCAATCTTCCACCCCGCGAACAACGACGAGCCGCTGAGTGCCCCCGTCCACTCGCGCGCATCGCCCACAGGGATGACACCTTCAACTGGCCGCAGCGAGCGGACATCGGCGTGAATGTCGCGCTCCACCTGACCACACGCACCGCATGTGCCGCACGGTGCTGGTGTGTGAGCACCCGTCGTACAGAGGAGTCGTTGCGCGAGCCAACGCGCGATACTCGCCTTCCCCGCGTGCGCTGGCCCCACGAGAAGATACGCATGCGCGAGCTCGTCGCGCACGGTCAATCGCTCGAGGTGTGCCAACGTCTCTCCGTGTCCGATGATATCCATGGACCATCAGTATACCAAAAGGGAAGACCACCCGGTGCAAGCCGGGTGATCTGAGAAGCGCTTCCGCACCTCTGGTGGGATATTCTGAACCTTGGACGAACCCACGTCCGTCATTGCGAGGAGTCCTCGACGTGGCAATCTCACACGATACGATGGATTGTGGCGGGTGAGATTGCTTCGTGGACTCGCAATGACGACATTGGGAACGAAGTTTTCCACTTTTTTCTACACTCTCAATTTGTATGTTCGTCTCATTTCTTTTTAGGAAGTGATTGCAGAATAATCCATCTGATGTCATCTGCAATCTCAACCTCGCTGTTACGCGGGGTTTCGAACGTGAGAACTTCTACATCTTTTGGGACATAGCGTCTCGCGCCACGAAACTTGGTCCTGCCGACGAACTTGTCGAGCGGAGTTTCCACCACGTTAGCTTTCCTGTCTGCGGCGTGCATCACCGTTCCATCACCGGTTGCGATGCCGACATGACCAACTCCATTCGCGGGGTCGTCGTGATAGTAGTCAATCCAACCGGAAACGAACACAACATCACCCGCGACAAGTTCGTCGAGATTGATGACTTCGCCAAGTTCGCGTTGTTGAATTGATCGCCGCGGCAACCAGATACCACGCATGGCGTACAGCCACTTCATAAAACTAGAGCAATCAATAACCGCTGGAGCTTCGGAGAGCTTTGCGCCACGGCGATACTGCGATGTGCCGATGCACTGCCGAGCAAGCGCGATGATATCTACTTCTATCAACGTAAAACCTTTGTGGCTCAACATGATCAAAGTTTCTTCGCACGAAGTAGGCAACTGTAGAGAATCAAGGATAACCGCGCAGCGGTTTCCGACAGCTCGGTATTCCATCTTTTGTCCTCTTCTATGGTTGGTTGTGAAAGAACCGTAAAACAAGATCTGCCCCAGCGGGGCAGATCTCGATGCTTGAAACATCAAATGCTGCCCCCTAGGTCAGAAGGACAAAAGACAAGCGAACAAAGCCAGACCAAGTTTTTATGTGATGATTGTGAATCATAGAATTGCAGTGAGCGTTGGTGCGCGCAATGGGCTCATCGTGTCAGGTCCGATTCATGGGTCGGGTTTGTCTCAGGTTGGATTTTCGTATGGACGATTTCGCGTGTAGTTTTCTATCGTCTCACGACAAAGCAGAAAAGTCCATTGCAATGATGAAAGGTGTGTAATTTGGGTATGCCACAAGAAAACGCCACCCGTTGGTGTGAACCGGGTGGCGCTCTGTGCTGGTGGAGACGGCGGGTATCGAACCCGCGTCCGGAAATCGTCCGTCGCGTGGCACTACGTGCGTAGTCCTTGCTTGATCAGATCGGGGCGCGCAAGGACACGCTCCCTGATCCGTTTGCTCTGTTTATCTTTTCACCACGTCCCGAAGCCGGATATGGTGAGCAGCTCGCTCGATGACGCCGGCACCCGAAATCGCGAGCAGGAGCTCGGGGCCGACGCACCCGCAAACCGCCTAGGCGGCGCGGGCGAACGCAACGTTGTCGTTGGCGTTTAACACGTGCCTCACTTTTTAACGAGGGTGAGAGACATCCCCGGCACGCTCCACGAAACTTCATGATCCCCGTCGAATCCGTTTCGTCCCCAAGAGACATCAGCGAGCGCTGCTCGCTACGATCACCGTAGCAAGGTACGTTTTCTTTGTCAAGAGGTACAACGCTAAAATAGCTCTCCTGAGCGAAAAAATGCATCAATGAGCGATTTTTGTCTCATGTATTTGACAGACAACGAACGACGTGCTACATTGGTGATGTACGAGTAGCACCTTTCATGGAGGAAGACATGCAGACGCAGCAGCAGCTCATCATGGGGTTGGAAGAAGCTATCGTGTGCTCCGGAGCCGGTGGTGGGCCATTTGCGCCGCCCCCAGCGATCCCGATGCACTGTCCGGAGGACAGCGAGATCCCCGTGGATGTCGTGACGCGCGAGCTCTACCAATGGACCTGGGAAGGTTTCCGCGATCTCCTCGTGCCACCGTTCCCCGCTGGAACACTGGACTGAGCACACTCAACGCGAAAACACCTCGACCCGATGATCATGCATGCTGCAATGCGACAAAGCAACGCCCCGCTCCAAAGAGCGGGGGTTTTCTTTTTGCGTTCACTATTTTGCTCACGCGGACTTCACCGTTTCCGCGGCAATCCAGGCGAGCTTGAATGTCGAGCGAAGCGTCTCCGCGAGTGCCGCATTCTCGATAATGACACCGATGATCTTCCCGCTGTAGGTGAACGAGAAGATGCTGTCTCCAAGCACGGAGATCTCACCCGCGAAGGGAAACTTCGCTGCGGGAATCTCACGGAAGTGCCAGGACGGATGGGAGCGGATCTCCTCCGGCGCGACCGATCCTGTGTACATGACGTACTGCTCGAGCCCCTTCGCCTGGAGGCGACGGTCGTAGTCCTCGTGCTCGGCCGTCGAGAGCTCGTGGGTGCCGAGCTTCACCTGCGCGACCGCCCAGAGCGTCTTCGCATCGGTGTGCAGAATCTCCTCGCGGATCGCCCGCAACCCCTCCGGCCCCTCGAAGAAGCGCACGCGCGGACGCTCACCCGCCGAGGCGAGCATCGCGCGGAGCTCCGGGAGCACCTGACCAAACTCTCGCTCCCGCTCCTTGAGCTCCTCCACCTGCACATGGAGCAACGAGAGCAGACGATCCGGTGCCTCTGCCGTGAAGAGACGCTTCTTCCCGCGCTCGAGCGAGGTCATGAGTCCCTTCTTCGTGAGCGACTCGATCATGACGTACGTCGTCGCACGGTTCACGCCGGCCTTCCGTGCGATGTCCTGCGCGGGTTGCGGCCCAAGTTGCAGCGAGGCCAAGTAGACCTTGGATTCCTTGTCCGCCAGGCCGAGCTTCTGAAGTTCCCGTTCGAGTGTCGGATGCATAGCGATAGATGAATTGACCGTATGTCACCACGCTAACATGCTTTGAGAAAGATGTCAAACGATTATGACATACACAAAGGAATGAGCCGCA harbors:
- the glyA gene encoding serine hydroxymethyltransferase, translating into MVHLPHTDPAIAGHIAAELTRQRAQLVMIPSENYVSPAVLEASGSVLCNKYSEGYPGKRYYTGNEHADAIENLARDRACALFGYTHANVQPYSGSPANQAICFALLNPGDTLMGMHLLYGGHLTHGWGVNFSGVYYRSVQYTTDAAGWLDYDAIAAQVRETRPKLLFCGATAYPRVLDFARLAAIAHDVGAFLVADVSHIAGLIVAGVHPSPAGHADVVMMTTHKTLRGPRGAIILANGNPSNPLKRVERTAENIPTLIDRAVFPGLQGGPHDQQTAAIAVALHEAATPAFARYGAQVVANARALADTLLAEGCTLITGGTDNHLILMDVTTLGITGRAAAAALYNVGISVNANSIPNDARKPFDPSGIRLGTPALTTRGMNEHDMHAIGKSIAAILRKPDDDAIAREARDLVQTLSTAHPIYGDIA
- the murB gene encoding UDP-N-acetylmuramate dehydrogenase, encoding MTTMLRDVFGERVREQELMAKHTNLRVGGPARWFVVARSSDEVLSAIGAARTHRKQWCILGGGSNTFVADAGFDGVVIQMAMREVVVEGMTVTAGAGAVSAAVALTAGRAGLSGFEWAISLPGTIGGAVRGNAGCFGGETCDVIREVTVLDTHGDAPCVRSFTRDACGFRYRHSVFKDDPALVILGVTLVCTPSTVAACQKVMDDILERRRQTQPHEKPSAGCLFKNLEVATFTDEQRDQLDRGTGGSWRDVVSDGRLSVGWVIDRLGLKEHRVGNAAISAVHGNFVMNCGGATSADVAAIAEVVQRRAREVFGVAIAWEVQRIGFATSHDAPAYRGDT
- a CDS encoding ATP cone domain-containing protein — translated: MAQPSAVTIVKANGDHVPLDTRKLERSVRRVGASTALAREVAREVVSQVRSGMTTKHIRALVLAALRNRRERRTEVHYSLKDAMIRLGPAGYDFEHYVAAVLRAYGYDTYLPEMLHGMAVEQEVDVIARKGTTIAMIEAKYRNRPGIYVHLKDVMATWARYEDLREAYRKGKNATKITACWIVCNTKVTSDGIAFGEYKGMRIIGWEYPKGAGLEQMIIAKHLYPVTVLRGVTSMMRSAFTEAGLVLCHDVAGSSTRELARRTHLPPQQIERIQRDIAATLQC
- a CDS encoding cyanophycin synthetase; the protein is MATRPGITSAYLIGIKGAAMTALAQLLQARGVRVSGSDVPERFFTQDVLARIGIPYVEGFHVDNVPMDVDIVIRSSAYDEAHVEVAVARALGHTVRTYAEVIADIFNAGKGIAVCGTHGKTTTTAMLGLVLAEAGLDPTVIVGSDVPQLGGSARAGRSNLVVLEADEYQDKLRYYKPFGIILTNIEWDHPDFFPTPERYAAAFDAFIAKVPPLGFLIRDVVDVGYDDLTLQVPGAHNRLNAIAALRAAEYLGVPRAHAMRTLASFQGVKRRFEIVGERDSVTIIDDYAHHPTEIRATLAAARSRYPNRRILVIFQPHTFTRTLALRNDFISAFAGAAHVYVMDIFGSAREPHGGITSEELAAALAVPAIASGEVLETIAAVRAALQRGDVVLCLGAGRNDVVARGLAEKI
- a CDS encoding glycine--tRNA ligase; this encodes MAADRMEQLVSLCKQRGFIFPGSEAYGGLAGTLDYGPLGVALKQNIKQAWWKRVVQERDDVVGLDAAILMHPQVWEASGHVAGFSDPMVDCRKCKARHRADTLSPPGVCPQCGSEDLTDARLVNMMFKTSVGPMEDSASVAYLRPETAQGIFVDFPSVLSVVRKKLPFGVAQIGKAFRNEITPGQFLFRLREFEQMEVEYFVKPDAWEPAFDEWLRFMHEWLAVCGISESHVSFTEIPASDRAHYSKRTVDIEYHYPFGQKELYGLAYRTDYDLTRHAEVSKQDFSYFDEETRERFIPHVIEPSLGVDRTVLAVLLEAYHEIEGGRTTTTETTKEAEVVLKLPKELAPIKVAVLPLSKKAPLQERARDLTAQLRKRWMCQYDEAGSIGKRYRRQDEIGTPYCITVDFDTAEDGKVTIRDRDSMAQERVAIEEVVAYVVDGLGA